The Oncorhynchus gorbuscha isolate QuinsamMale2020 ecotype Even-year linkage group LG08, OgorEven_v1.0, whole genome shotgun sequence DNA window GAACCAGGATGAAATAATAGAAGGAATGGAGATTAAAATGGAGGTGGAAGAAGTGGCAACCAATACTGAAGTGCAGGTAGATGTTGCTGGCAGTGAAGAGTCGGATAAAGCCTTGTCCAATAGTAATCTCGCAACACCTAAAAGGGGGCGGGGTAGGCCACCCAAATACGGATCAGTCTCCAAGTCAGATAAATCCTTGTCTAATGGTAACCCCTCAACACCTAAGAGGGGAAGGGGTAGGCCACCCACATACGGATCAGTCTCCAAGTCAGATAAATCCTTGTCTAATGGTAACCCCTCAACACCTAAGAGGGGAAGGGGTAGGCCACCCACATACGGATCAGTCTCCAAGTCGGATAAATCCTTGTCTAATGGTAACCCCTCAACACCTAACAGGGGAAGGGGTAGGCCACCCACATATGGATCAGTCTCCAAGTCAGATAAATCCTTGTCTAATGGTAACCCCTCAACACCTAAGAGAGGTAGACCTAAAGGATCAGTGCTTATGAAAACCAAGATGCTGAAGGTGATCGGCCTCGCGGCGGCTTGCCTACCCCGAAAACCAGATGACCCCTCCCCAAAGAAGCATGGCCCGCCCAGTAAAGTTGAATCGACAAGGAAGAGCCTAACACCCAAGGGGGAAGAGGATAGAAAACTGGAAAGCCAAGCAAGGCGGCCCCCCGGAAGTCCGAGTATCTATCCACGCATTGATTCTCCAGTCACTGAGCCCAGGGGAAGAGGTCGCCCACGCAAGACTAAGGTTGCCACCAAGTCCCCCATCTATGATGGTCCCCCACGGAAAAGGGGCCGTCCCCCTGGTGCAGCAAACAAAGTTAAGAGGGGGGCAGAGCAGGATAAGGACAACAGTGAACCTCCAGTCAAACGCTCCTTCCACGCCAAAGAAAAAAGCGAGGAAGCAGGATTTCCACTAGTGGAAGAAAGTGATCAGGAAGGTGAAACCGGGAGGGTGGATCAAGAAAGTGAAGACCCCAAGAATCCAGTTACCCCCAGTGACCCCATAACACCTAACAGAGGTAGGCCGAAAGGATCGGTCTCCAAGTTACTGGGTAGCCCCATAACACCCAATAGAGGTAGGCCGAAAGGATCGGTCTCCAAGTTACTGGGTAGCCCCATAACACCCAATAGAGGTAGGCCGAAAGGATCGGTCTCCAAGTTACTGGGTAGCCCCATAACACCCAATAGAGGTAGGCCGAAAGGATCGGTCTCCAAGTTACTGGGTAGCCCCATAACACCCAATAGAGGTAGGCCGAAAGGATCGGTCTCCAAGTTACTGGGTAGCCCCGTAACACCCAATAGAGGTAGGCCGAAAGGATCGGTCTCCAAGTTACTGGGTAGCCCCATAACACCCAATAGAGGTAGGCCGAAAGGATCGGTCTCCAAGTTACTGGGTAGCCCCATAACACCCAATAGAGGTAGGCCGAAAGGATCGGTCTCCAAGTTACTGGGTAGCCCCATAACACCTAACAGGGGTAGGCCAAAAGGATCGGTCTCCAAGTTACTGGGTAGCCCCATAACACCTAAGAGAGGTAGACCTAAAGGATCAGTGTTTACACAACCCAAGATACTGAAGGCGACGGGCGAGCCGACGCGAGGCCAACCTCGAGAAGTGGTTGACCTCTCCCTTGATAAGCATGGCCGGCCCAGTATAGTTCAATtgaaaaggggaaggggaaggccaAAGAAGATACTAACACCCGATGAGGAAGAAGAGCTAAAGAAACTGGAAAGCCAACCAAGAAGACCACGCGGAAGGCCACGTATCTATCCCTGCGATGATCCTCCAGTCACTGAGCCCAGGGGAAGAGGTCGCCCACGGAAAAGGGGCCGTCCCCCTGGTGCAGCAAACAAAGTTAAGAGGGGGGCAgagcagaataacaacaacagtgaACCTCCAGTCAAACGCTCCTTCCACGCCAAAGAAAAAAGCGAGGAAGCAGGATTTCCACCAGTGGAAGAAAGTGATCAGGAAGATGAAACCGGGAGGGTGGATCAAGAAAGTGAAGACCCCAAGAATCCAGTTACCACCAGTGACCCCATAACACCTAACAGGGGTAGGCCGAAAGGATCGGTCTCCAAGTTACTGGGTAGCCCCATAACACCCAATAGAGGTAGGCCGAAAGGATCGGTCTCCAAGTTACTGGGTAGCCCCATAACACCCAATAGAGGTAGGCCGAAAGGATCAGTCTCCAAGTTACTGGGTAGCCCCATAACACCCAATAGAGGTAGGCCGAAAGGATCAGTCTCCAAGTTACTGGGTAGCCCCATAACACCTAACAGAGGTAGGCCAAAAGGATCGGTCTCCAAGTTACTGGGTAGCCCCATAACACCCAATAGAGGTAGGCCGAAAGGATCAGTCTCCAAGTTACTGGGTAGCCCCATAACGGTCTCCAAGTTACTGGGTAGCCCCATAACACCCAATAGAGGTAGGCCGAAAGGATCTGTCTCCAAGTTACTGGGTAGCCCCATAACACCCAATAGAGGTAGGCCGAAAGGATCGGTCTCCAAGTTACTGGGTAGCCCCATAACACCCAATAGAGGTAGGCCGAAAGGATCGGTCTCCAAGTTACTGGGTAGCCCCATAACACCTAACAGAGGTAGGCCGAAAGGATCAGTATTTACACAACCCAAGATACTGAAGGTGATCGGCCTCGCGGCGGCTTGCCTACCCCAAAAACCAGATGACCCCTCCCCAAAGAAGCGTGGCCGGCCCAGTAAAGTTGAATCGACAAGGAAGAGCCTAACACCCAAGGGGGAAGAGGATAGAAAACTGGAAAGCCAAGCAAGGCGGCCCCCTGGAAGTCCGCGTATCTATCCATGCATTGATTCTCCAGTCACTGAGCCCAGGGGAAGAGGTCGCCCACGGAAAAGTGGCCATCCCCCTGGTGCAGCAAACAAAGTTAAGAGGGGGGAAGAGCAGGATAAGGACAACAGTGAAACTCCAGTCAAATGCAACTTTCACTCCAAAGACAAAACAGAGGAAGCAGGATTTTCACCAGTAGAAGAAAGTGATCAGGAAGATGAAACTGGGAGGGTGGATGAAGAAAGTGAAACGGGGAAGAACATAGAGAAGTCACCACAAAGCCAGTTACCCCCAGTGACTGTAATAGCTTTATCGGTGCCATAAGCAGGATAATGTTTGGCAACAGCTCAGCCAGTGACGGTACACCTTTATCTAGTTTGTAAAAATGTGTGTGCCAGTACAGCCTGATTTTTGATAGAAAACTACATGATCAGATGAGGGTGGCCTGTTAGGGTGATCACTgtcatgaacacacacagaaaaaaagaaaaaaacgcAGCTTGTATAGTGTTGCtcccatgtttcacgagctgaaataaaagatcccagacattttaaATACGCACAAAAAGCGACTCAAAATTGTGCAAAATGTGTGTTTACATTCCtgatagtgagcatttctcctttgctaagataaatccatccaccagacaggtgtgccatatcaagaagctgattaaacagcatgatcattacacggcacaaccttgtgctggggacataaACGGCCACTAAAATGTGCGGTTGTCGTCACAAGTTGAGTGTGCAATGTTGACTGCAGCAATGTTCACCAGAGCTATTGCCCTAATTTCATTTTATCGATGGAAATTTGAACGCACAGAGATAGTGTGACAacatcctgaggcccattgttgtgccatgtatctgctgccatcacctcatgtttcggCATGAAAATGCACAGCCCCAAGTCACAAAGaaatgtacacaattcctggaagctgtaaATGTACCAGTTATTCCATGGCCGgcatattcaccagacatgtcacccattgagcacgttcGGGATCCTCTGGATCAACAGCATGTTCCAggtcccgccaatatccagcaacttcacacagccatttaagaggagtgggacaacattccacgggccacaatcaacagcctgatcaactctatacgaaggagatgtcacgctgcatgaggcaaatacaGACTGGTTATGAGCCACACCCCCTGCTtgttttaaaggtatctgtgaccaaaagATGCATATCtattcctagtcatgtgaaatcaatagataaAAAAggtctaattcatttatttcaattgactaatttccttatatgaactgcacTTCATGTtgaatttttatttttgttcagtgtagatattGCATTCACCTTTATGGGGTTAAAATGGTTGTTATTTGGACTGTGCAACTTTCAATTCAACATCCCTAAAAATGTATCCATTAAGACGTACAGATACTCACTTCTGTGAGGGTTTTGTTCACTAATATTATCCTTGTAGTTTTCTTAACATTACTCAGATCTTTAGGATTTAGACTTCTGTACTTTGTTGGCTGTCAGTCCTGATAACTACTTTTTGATTGtacctgggcccggtttcccaaaagcatcttaaggctaagttcgTAGTTAGAGCCATAGGATCCTATGGTTCTCATGAACTTAGCCTTAAAATGCTTTTGGAAAACTGAGCCCAGAGGAGTAACATTTCAAACGGGGACAGCTTGTGTGAGATTTTTCTAGGTTAGTCTCAATTGAGTCTTCACATTTTAGTCAACATTTTCTATAATCATGTTATCGTCTGTCGGTGACATTTTAATGTCTGAGGGTAGTATGAATGAGttgttttcatttacatttaagtcatttagcagactattTTTCAGTGACTAAATTGTGTAAGTTTACTGCAGTAAAATGTCAGACTTATTACATTTGATGGTTTTTAAAATCTCAATAAAAAGCTAAAAAAAAGTCAATTATTATGTTCTTATTCAGTACATGGCTTTTGAGTGTATCGAACATGTTTGAGAATCAGATTGTGGTCAGTTGGCTAATATCAGCTCATCCAGCCGCCCCATGGAGCTTTATATGAGTAAAAtactttgctcaagggcacaccgGCAGGAGACGGTACCTGGGATTTGACACCAGCAGCCCTCTAGGTGACAGTGTCTACTCATGAGCATCAGAACAGACTACACAGGTGCCACCAAACCAACAACTGTCTAGCTACATTATTTCACAAATCAGTCATCAAGTTCAGCCAGCTAGCTATTATAGCCTCCTACAGCACTGTTCTAAAATAAAGACTCTTGGGATACTATTCTACAGACCCCTGACTGCCTCTCCATCATGATCCATGTCGGGTCCAGACCTCGCTGCAATGTAGCAAGCTGTCCACCTGCCATTCCGTAATAGTAGCATAAACTAGCTAACTTACATTTCAGGAGTTTCTTCTCAGTTGTCAAGTAAGGTTGGCGTAACGTTAAAATAGCTCATTTAGCTGTGAGATGGAGCTAGATTGCTGCAACTACCCCAAGGAGACCACAAACAAACCCTGGGTCAAGTTAAATCATCTAGCTAACCAATGACCTTTTACAGATAAAGTATATTTTAAAACCTTTTGAAAATGTACAAGATATCCCTGAAAACTTCacaataactatatatatattttttttttgggggtcaaTAGCATTACTCAATGTTATATAGACATCACTACTTGCGAAGAAAGGATTGACAGCTAGCTAAGGTTCATTTAATATTTAACTATGACTTAACTAGTTACTGTAACGTTAACTGGTCAACAACACTTCGCTACTGCTAACTAGCTACTTATTTTTGTTGTTTACCTGTGGTTGGACGGATGTTGACAATGAAAACATTCCCAAATGTCCCTCTCTTAGACAGGCCAACAATGTGTTTAGAGGATCCTTTCCGATATGCCCTTTGATTCTCGTTCCTTCTATCCGGTCCAGCCGTCCACTCACTTCGCGCAATGAAAGCGGCTAATTATAAAGGTCAACCGGATATGTTACATTAACAACCGGGTTAAATGCTTAGCCGTAAGAATGAATGCAATGATTCCGTgagataaaacatattttgaaacTATATAGCTAGCCTGAATCAATGGATCATTTATATTGTTATTTAGGCCGATGTAtgccaaaacaaaaaaaaaagaaggCAAGATTGCATATCTATGACACACCAATCCAAATTATATAGTTGCcgaaatacaaataaataaagctTATCACAACATTTAAGGAAAATATAAATCTCCCTAAATATGAAAAGTACTGGGGAGGACGCAGCGCAGCTTCTCTCCAACAGCACCATGGGGAGGCGTGCTGGGCATCGACATAATACATATTTTGGGCCTGTGTCTTTCGCAAAGTGGGCGCTGCTTAATCAAGGGGCGACATCAGCGCTCTGCTTAATAACTCATATGCAACTGGGTGAGAAGTGTTCATTGTTTTTGGGGGGCAGAATTATGTGAGTGATTCTTGGAGATGCGTCTTGGTCAGTTTATGTCGGGAAAACGACGTTCTCGTTAATCTACCGCTCTAGGCTGCCACTCACTTAGGTATAATGACACCACTGCGCACACACCGGTGGTTACTATGACAACTAGTATAGCCATGTCAGtaaatgactgctgtctgaacacacaaaTCCAATTTGGTCACTTTtaacttgctgtttggacagtcagtattcCAAAACAGATTTGAAGAAATAAAAAACTGATTTGAGtgtgcagtgtgaacaaggctttattGCAACTTGCAGGTGCATCTCTGGTTATAATTGTATAATCATCAATTGGCTACTTAGATACATTCTTTGTAATTTAATTAAATACTACAAATACAATATTTTGCACTATAGTGTTGTTTTCTATCATTCATTTCTCATAAATTACACAATGTGTTCACAGGAAGAAAAAAACCTACAATCTCTACATAAGATTAGGAAAATGAACCATTCCTACAAACCCTAAAGGATTTCTTTCTGGAAGTGAATGATTTGGGCTCATTGCAAATGATAATAGACAGCAGATATTGTACAATAATGTTCAGCCTTTGATCCACACAGAAACCTTCCTCATCCCTCTGTATTAATGAATGTTGTATGTTCTTCTGGGATTTCTTTGATAAATATTCTGAAATATTTAGCTATATTGGGAATaaaatattaatatataatcCATTAGTGTTAGTTGGAAGGTTATTCATCAACATCAATGTCAAGTAGGAGTACGCTTAAGTATATACTATAATATGGTTAATAAATACTGTATAAAATCTAGTTCTGTTCATGGACCTCAACACCACATCAATAGATCTATTGTGTCTTGATCCCCCTCAGGCAGTGTCATGTAAAACTTGTGACATTTTGTTTGGAGGCCAATGTACACTACTTTTATGGGTATACATTTGACAAACATTCATGTATTGCCTATTTTTAAGAAACAGAATCCATAATGTAATTCTAGGTGACAAAGTTGTGATATATCTTGCGCCGCTGCACCCTGTTTTAAATTAGAGCAAATGGTCAAGCAAGTTAGTGGTTCACTATGTCATGTGGTAAGAAAATATTAAGCTATAAGAGCCCAGCTCTTGGACTTCAATGGAGAATTCCCATTGAAAGTGATTTTTAGTCCAATAGGAATCCGGGAAACCGATCCATGAAGTTACAATATTGTATGGCATTAGTGGGGTGTCAAAATAATATTACACATTTTTCAAGTGGTAAGTAAACCTTGTATTGTGCCCGTAAATCCAGACCatgtttaaataaaaaattaattgTGAATTATGTATTACAAATCACCTTTCTGTACAATTACAGCTGGTGTCCAGTGCCAAACAGTGCCATTTAGAGAATTTAAATGAAAAGTACAATTTCTATACAAAAGTAGAGGCAATTCTCCCTCGAGTTTGGCTTGCTTGAATAACAACACTCGATCCTCAGCTTATCTTTCTGAAAAGAGAAACGTTGGACAACACATTAGTATAATGACCTGATTTGTTTTGATCAATGTGACAAACTGATAACATATATAGTACACGTCCCTGAATCTAAAGGTGCACATATTCTGCACAAGATTAGAATACATATGACATAGATAGAACACTGATAGAACACTGATAGAACACTGAACAATTGAAAATATAAGCACCTCTACAGTAAAGACATACACCAGAGATATTTTCTATATATTTATACATGGCTCTGATTCACAGGGAACagatgacatacagtatagaacacacagTACACTCACTTCCTCTTTCGTTGCAGGTAAATATGAACCAGCCAATGAGAAATCAAAGGCCAGACTGTAGCAAACACCACGGTGGTAGGAGACAGGTGCAAAGGCCACCACGAAGGACTCTGGAAAACCAAAAAAAGACAACTCAACCATGCTGACATTAAAGAGTAAATCTCTTGTTAAAGAGACTTCTCTTGTTTAGCATTGCACATTTTTAAACGACTCCTCTTTCGTGTATATGTTTTAATTATTTAATAGTTAGACAGAAGATTGAAAACCTTacatagacttgtttctactgtattattgactgtatgtttgttttactccatgtgtaactctgtgttgttgtatgtgtcaaactgctttgctttatcttggccaggtcgcaattgtaaatgagaacttgttctcaacttgcctacctggttaaataaaggtgaaatatatatatattttttaaacttattcCTTATGCTTTATTTTTTgaaaatgtgttattcaatgctttTCTATGGGCTTTAGTAATAAAGGCCAAATTAAATATTTGTTCAAATATTGTTGTTTATATGTATTTGttttatacctaaaggggtcgtcaaattcaaaatcaaatagctaaatgaccCATGGTATGACAATCTTAAAACATATGTCAGCTTAGACTTCTAAGAattaatacactgaacaaaaaatataaatgcaacatttaaAGTGATGGGATAAAagaccccagaaatgttccatacgcacaaacaGCTTATTTCACTCAAATTTTATACAccattttgtttacatccctgtcagtgagcatttctcctttgccaagataatctatccacctgacaggtgtggcatatcaagaagctgattaaacagattgatcattacacagatgcaccttgtgctgggggacaataaaataccactctaaaatgtgcagttttgacacacaacacaatgccacagatgtctcaaactTTTAGGGAGcatgaaattggcatgctgactgcagaaatgtgcaacagagctgttgtcagagaatttaatgttaatttctctaccataaaccgcctccaatgttgttttagagaatttggcagtaagtaCAACCGGCCTCGCACCAGACCACGTGTATGACTGATGCCAtttttgtgaacagagtgccccatggtggcggtggggctatggcatgggcaggcataaactatggacaaataaaacaatttcattCTATCGATGGCAATTTCAATCCATAgaaataccgtgacgagatccagaggcccattgtgaggcccattttttaaaaggtatctgtgactaacagacacatatatctttttttttttttttatatagatTTTTTTGATTGAATATTAAAACATACAATCTACCTGCAGTGAAGCCGTTCAACATTTACATCACATTCAGTCATATAGCAGACTCCCATCCAGAGAGACCCACAGGGGCAACCAGGTTCAAGCAACCTGCCCAAGGGCAAGTCAACAGATCTCCCACCATGTCAAATCGGGGACCCGATCCAGGGACCTATTGGCCAACTGGTAGGCCACCAACCAACAGTCATGTGAAAGCCATAGagtaggacctaatgaatttattttaattgacccAATTTCCTTGCAtgatctgtaactcagtaaaatctttgaaattgttgtatgttgcgtgtatatttttgttccgtaTCGTTAGACAGAAGCACATACCTTTCTGGCCAGGGATAAGGAGTCATCTTGTCTAGCCTGAGAAAGTGATCTAGTCTGAAAATGAACACACACAAAATGTACACTATGGTGGTCTCACTTATGATTCAGATATAATTTTAGACTGTATTGTGACACagttttataaaaataaaaagtacTGTTTTATCTCTATGGTTTTTAGACCGGGGTCTCACCTGTAATGTGGTCAGGGCCTCCAGAGTGTTAAGCCTCTGAAGCACGTTAGCCATGTCCTCCTGCAGCCTGGTCAGCGCCATGGCGATGTGCTCGTTAAGGTTACCATTGGCAACAGCGTCAGTCCTGATCTGCATAACCCAGCCCTCTGCAGCATTTCCACTGGTAAAAATCTGTGACCCGCAACCTAGCCCCGATGACCTGGAACCTATACCACAAACAATGGACAGTGAGCCAGCATCACTCTATGGACGTCATGGCCTGTAGTTACAAAACGTCAAATGCGTCTCggagtagaagtgctgatctcGGATCAGTTTGGCCTTTTAAAACATAAAACATGGACCGGGTGGATCTGATCATCGACAACACTTcaactctgagacgctttatgaataaAAGGCCCAGAAGCACAGGAAAAAAGGTTTCAAGTCAATCAAGGGATCAAATGCTATTGATTTATACTtttttttcattatttattttaaacaGTAAGACCATACAGACCCCACCTATTCCACTCATTGACCAGCAACTGTCACGTCGTTCTGTATGAAGCCCCTCCCTGTGAGGGGAGTCTTCCTGGAGACTCAGGTCCTCATCCAGGGTCTCTCCCTGAAGACTCCTCCTCCTAGCTTGACTTGCCCTTGTCCCGGAGGAGTGTACCCTGGGTATTCCCGATTCCTGTGAAGACAACCAATCATAATCATGCAGAGATGGCCAATGGGAGCGCTCCTTTTGCATTGTCATTACCCAAAACGCAAACCAATCCAATAAATAGAAGGGCGGGATCGAGTTCTGATTTACTGGAGCAAACACACCACATTTCTTAAGAGAGAACTTCTCACCTCTTCCATGGCTAAATGTTCCATTGAATCACAGAATTCCTCATTGTCCGAGTCGTTGACTCGAAGACGCTCTGTGTGGAGGGGACGAAGCACACTACATCATTGTCAGGTTATTGACACGTCAAGCATTGATCTGCATATATTAAGTGTACAGATCTAGTCCTTGATGACCACAGACCTGCATATTTCCTTTTTTTACTAGGGACTGATTCTACCTGGTGTGTTCTCTACAGCCAATCAGTAACACGAAGAAATGAAAACCAGCAGGACTGCTGGAACTTGAGGGCCTGAGCTGTTTACCCCTGCATAGATCCATGCTTAATGAAAGCACTTCCCTTGGGAAGATGTTTTGGGTTGTGGGTGCTGTCGACAGGGGGTAGACCCCTGGAACACGGTTGGAGAGCCTACAGAGTGAAATGTGTTCTTTTAAGCCCAGTCATAGCGCAATCGCGTGTGAAAACAGAGGCCATTATTGAAAAAAGAGAATCCCAGCTTTATCGTCCTGCTATATTTATCGCTcaattcttaaaatgaagcataTTTAATCTGCTTTACAACCGGTGTAGCCTACCTGGCATTCATAGGCGGCGTGTGAGTTTCAAgcttgatctagcaacctttcgattactggcccaatgctctaaccactaggccagctgcttacctgtctaaaataaataatggatttattgtaaaggtgtaggctatattaaatggatttattagactttttaaaatgtagatgttccaaaggtctgcatcagtggcttgtaggcaatgtgtggaagccaggagatgctaaatgtgtttatgttaattaactgaCAATTACTGTGAGACCAGCAGTTAATTGCATGACAATTactggctgacaaaatgtcatgaccgccacagccctagtttCGTCTCTCTTACAGGTGCTCTCAAATACAGTACCTACAGTTGGGTCCTACTAACTAACCCACCTACTGGAGGTGGTGCTTACCACTGAGGTGTCTGTTCAGATGCCTGTAGCGGTTCTCCGGTAGGGGATCTTTGGAGTAGGCCagttcctcttcctccacctcactGTTGAGGGAGCTCTGTGTCCCATTGGTCATGGAGGAGACGCTGGGCTCCACACTGCCGTTGGACgagctgacctctgacctccacttGCGGTCCTTCACCCTGAGCAGATTCATGTCAGGGCCTGGGGACTTCCTCTCTGACGGACAGTATGACAATTAGTGTCATGTTGATAAGCATATTATAGTTATAAACCTGACATGGCACAACATTGACATAACAATGGTCCTCCCGGTCCTTTGTTTCATAGTGATATAGAGAGGATATGGTTTAAATTGTGACAAACTGATGTAACCATCTCCGAAATAAAAGTCCTGAAGTCTCTTTTATGGTAACATACAGAACCATGTCAAATGCAGTCCTCATCTTCCAGTTGAACTGCTTTATAGCTACCCATAGTTATAGCACTGTCGTAAGCATAACCATGTTTGGCTTGTTAATACGTTATGCTACATAGTATTCATAACTAAGTTGTTGTGTAGAGAAACAGCTCAAAATATGATATGTACAATTTGCggtacctctctcctcctccgcttCATCATCTGCATCTTCCTCCTCATCACTGTccactttctcctcctccttctcctcttcctcctcctcatcactgtccactttctcctcttcctcctcctcatcactgtccactttctcctcctccttctcctcttcctcctcatcactgtccactttctcctcctccttctcctcttcctcctcctcatcactgtccactttctcctcctcctcctccttatcaGTGCTTTTGCATTCCTCCTTGTCAGTCATAGTCATGCCATTTATTTTGCTTTCTGGGACTTTGGTTTGAATATCCTTCCAGATTTCCAGACTCCCAAAGCCTGAGCAGTGCAATAAAATGTACAAGACACCTTATTATAACCTCTTTATAATTATAATGAGCTACTCTAGATAACACAGACTGCATCTACACTAGATAACGACTGTATCTACTCTAGATAATACCGACTGTATCTACTCTAGATAACACCGACTGCATCTACACTAGATAACGACTGTATCTACTCTAGATAATACCGACTGTATCTACTC harbors:
- the LOC124042137 gene encoding acyl-CoA-binding domain-containing protein 5A-like isoform X1, which encodes MEQDELETRFDAAVRVIRSLPEDGPYQPADGMMLMFYSYYKQAALGPCNIPRPTGYWDTAGKAKWDAWNSLGNMSKEEAMQAYVNDIQLILETLPVTEEVSDLLEALGGYFFEEVEGGVEEEKDEDKRAYSRPFAAAAVEMQIQKGCIHKPKMEERKSPGPDMNLLRVKDRKWRSEVSSSNGSVEPSVSSMTNGTQSSLNSEVEEEELAYSKDPLPENRYRHLNRHLSERLRVNDSDNEEFCDSMEHLAMEEESGIPRVHSSGTRASQARRRSLQGETLDEDLSLQEDSPHREGLHTERRDSCWSMSGIGSRSSGLGCGSQIFTSGNAAEGWVMQIRTDAVANGNLNEHIAMALTRLQEDMANVLQRLNTLEALTTLQTRSLSQARQDDSLSLARKSPSWWPLHLSPTTVVFATVWPLISHWLVHIYLQRKRKKIS
- the LOC124042137 gene encoding acyl-CoA-binding domain-containing protein 5-like isoform X3 codes for the protein MEQDELETRFDAAVRVIRSLPEDGPYQPADGMMLMFYSYYKQAALGPCNIPRPTGYWDTAGKAKWDAWNSLGNMSKEEAMQAYVNDIQLILETLPVTEEVSDLLEALGGYFFEEVEGGVEEEKDEDKRAYSRPFAAAAERKSPGPDMNLLRVKDRKWRSEVSSSNGSVEPSVSSMTNGTQSSLNSEVEEEELAYSKDPLPENRYRHLNRHLSERLRVNDSDNEEFCDSMEHLAMEEESGIPRVHSSGTRASQARRRSLQGETLDEDLSLQEDSPHREGLHTERRDSCWSMSGIGSRSSGLGCGSQIFTSGNAAEGWVMQIRTDAVANGNLNEHIAMALTRLQEDMANVLQRLNTLEALTTLQTRSLSQARQDDSLSLARKSPSWWPLHLSPTTVVFATVWPLISHWLVHIYLQRKRKKIS
- the LOC124042137 gene encoding acyl-CoA-binding domain-containing protein 5A-like isoform X2 produces the protein MEQDELETRFDAAVRVIRSLPEDGPYQPADGMMLMFYSYYKQAALGPCNIPRPTGYWDTAGKAKWDAWNSLGNMSKEEAMQAYVNDIQLILETLPVTEEVSDLLEALGGYFFEEVEGGVEEEKDEDKRAYSRPFAAAAVEMQIQKGCIHKPKMEERKSPGPDMNLLRVKDRKWRSEVSSSNGSVEPSVSSMTNGTQSSLNSEVEEEELAYSKDPLPENRYRHLNRHLSERLRVNDSDNEEFCDSMEHLAMEEESGIPRVHSSGTRASQARRRSLQGETLDEDLSLQEDSPHREGLHTERRDSCWSMSGIGSRSSGLGCGSQIFTSGNAAEGWVMQIRTDAVANGNLNEHIAMALTRLQEDMANVLQRLNTLEALTTLQTRSLSQARQDDSLSLARKSPSWWPLHLSPTTVVFATVWPLISHWLVHIYLQRKRK